One Strix uralensis isolate ZFMK-TIS-50842 chromosome 9, bStrUra1, whole genome shotgun sequence DNA segment encodes these proteins:
- the LOC141946957 gene encoding acrosin-like — MPLAAMRLLPLLILLALCWPAHGAWDSCGTCGLRPMAAHSGTSRVVGGTDAQPGAWPWIVSIQDPYAAGTGHICGGSLISPQWVLTAAHCFIKAR; from the exons atgccgctggcagcgatgcgtttgctcccgctcctcatcctgctggccctgtgctggcctgcgcacggcgcctgggacagctgtgg gacctgcgggctgcggcccatggctgctcactccggcacctcgcgcgtcgtggggggcacagacgcccagccaggggcctggccctggatcgtgagcatccaggatccctacgcagcaggcacggggcacatatgcggagggtccctcatcagcccgcagtgggtcctcacagcagcccactgcttcatcaaggccaggtaa